The sequence AACCAAAGGGCAAGCACGGCAAGGTGCACGATATCACGCCGCAGAGCGCCGGCTGGTCCTATGTGGGTTTCACGCTCTACCGGCTGGCGCCGGGCGAGAGCGCGAGCGAGGCGACGGGCGACCGCGAAGCGATCCTGGTGCTGGTCGAGGGGCGGGCCGAGCTGAGCGCCGGTGGGGTCTCCTTCGGCGAGCGGGGCGAGCGCATGAGCGTCTTCGAGCGCAAGCCGCCGCATTGCCTTTACGTGCCGAACGGCTCGTCCTGGGAAGCGAAGGCGACGACCGAGCTGACGCTGGCCGTGTGCACCGCGCCGGGTAGCGGCGGGCACGAAGCCGGGATGATCGAAAACATCGGTTTCGAGGAGCGCGGCAAGGGCACCAATACCCGCTACATCCATCCCATCGCGATGGAGGACAAGGACGTCGCCGACAGCCTGCTGGTGACGGAGGTTTTCACGCCGCAGGGCCATTGGTCGTCCTATCCGCCGCATCGGCACGACGAGGACAACTACCCCGACATGACCTATCTGGAGGAGACGTACTATCACCGTCTCGATCCGGCGACGGGCTTCGGCATCCAGCGCGTCTTTACCGAGGACGGCAGCCTCGACGAGACGATGGCGGTGTCGGACGGCGACGTTGTGCTGGTGCCGAAGGGCCACCATCCCTGCGGCGCGCCCTACGGCTACCAGATGTACTATCTGAACGTGATGGCCGGCCCCTTGCGCAAGTGGCGCTTCAAGAACCATCCCGATCACGACTGGATCGCGCAGCGCGACGCGAAGACGTGACGGCACGGCCGAAATGCGAAATGGCGGTGCCGCTATCCCCGGTTAACCGAGATCGGAGATTGCAGGAAGCCGCCATTTTGTCCCCGTTTGCACAATGCTAGCTTGCAGCCATTGACGTTCTGGTTGCGGGTAATTTCATGTTGGAGAATTTTTATAGCCCGAAGGGGCGTATGGGGCGGATCGACTGGTGGATCTGCTCCACCTTCGTCACCGTCATCGCCTTCGGTTTTCTCGCGTTCGTATCGGGATATGCCAAACGCTACGGGCCGATGACCCTCGACGTGTCGATCATCATTGTCGCCGCTGCCTTGATGATCTCATGGGCCAGTTTCTGCATCTCCTCACGCCGGCTGCACGACATCGGACGCAGCGCCTGGTGGTATCTGCTGATCTTTATCCCCCTGATCGGCAGCGCGATCCTCTTGCTGCTATGGGCGTTCTATCCCGGAACGCCGGGCACCAATCGCTTCGGGCCGCGACGCTCCGGGGGCGAGGCCTATGCAGGCTCGGCGACAGGATCCGGGCTGACGGCCGACGAGATCGACGACCTGATCCGCCGGCATGCCAATGGCCGGGGCGGCCAGGGCGGCAGCCGGACAGCGATGGCGGCGAGCGGTCTGCCGCCGCAGGGCCAGCCCGTCGTGGTGGAAAAGCGCCGCGTGCCGCCGGGCGGCGGACATCCGCGCCCGACCTTCGGCCGCCGAGGGCTTGCCTGATCGGCGCAGACGCCTGAATTCCTTGAGAAAAGACGCCCGGACGAGATCTCGCTCGCCCGGGCGTTTTCATGCCTGTTTCGCCGCGTGCAAATTTCGAGACGGATTTTGCGAAATTCCGTCGCAAACAGCGCGAAATTCGAGAATCCGGTCTCAAACTCACGAAAACCCCGCGGCGGACCGATCCAGGGGCGAAAACCACCCGCTCGAGCGGGTTATCCCCGCTCAGGGTCAGAGGCGGTAAAGTGGTCGCCGGTCACCCGCTGATGAGCAGGGCGGCACCGGCGAGCGCCGTCAGACCGCCGAGCGCGCGGGTCAAGGCGTGGCCGCGCGACGAAGCGAGCTTGCCGAGGCCATAGCCGAGCGCGATGCCGGCGGCATGCAGCAGGGCGGTTGCGAGCGCGAAGCCGGCGCCGTAGGCGAGCTGCGTTGCCGCGCCGATCTCGCCGCCATGGGCATGGCCGTGGAACAGGGCGAAGGCGGCGACGACGGCGGCCGATCCGGCGAGCGGTAGCCGCACCGCCAGCGCCACGAACAGGCCGAGCGCCACGACCGAGGCGAGGATCGCCGGTTCGACGAAGGGCAGGGCGACGCCGCCGAGCGCCAGGGCGAAGCCGAGCAGCATGGTGCCGACGAAGGCGGCCGGCACCAGGGCGATCGCGCGGCCGCCGATCTGCCAGGCCCAGAGGCCGACGGCGATCATCGCCAGGATGTGGTCGGCGCCGAACAGCGGATGGCTGAAACCGGCGGCGAAGGAGCCGTGCTCGCCGGGATTGAGATGCGCAAGGGCGGGCGTCGCCGTGGCGGCAAGGGTTGCGGCCAGCGAGCCGGCCAGGAAAGCGGTGCGGGCGAACCCGGCGGATGTGAACCTCGTCATGCAGTCGATCCTTTTCTCAAGTCGATCAGGACGCCCCGGAATGGGTCGCGTCATTGCTTCAGGTCCTGGACGTCTTCTCACCTCAGGCTGTTTTGTCGTTTTGCCTGTTCCAAGGCGTGAGGGGCCTGCCCCCCGAAAGAAAACCGGCCGCACGAGGCGGCCGGGAAGAGATGCCGTCAGGCGGCAGCGTGGTAGAGGCGCTGCTGGAAGACGAGGCCGGTACGGGCCTTGTCGAACAGCTTGGCGCCGGCGAGCACGGCCAGATCGACGAGCGGCTCGACGATGATCACCGTCAGGTAGGCGAGGCCGAAGCTGCCGACATTGGCGAGGTTCTCGGCGCCGAGGCCGCCGCCATAGAGCGCCCAGAAGCCGACCCAGGCGACGATGCCGCCCTGGTAGCTGGTCGAAAGGGCCAGCGCCTGCTTGTAGCTGACGTCCTTGTAGGCGGTCTTTGCCGGAATGATGCGGCGTGCCAGGAGGCTCATGGCGAAGAGCGGCACGATCAGCGTCGTCAGGTTCATGCCGTACTGGGGCAGGTCGGCCGGGGCGAAGAACACGCCCTGCACCAGCAGGCCGAGCGCAAGGCCGATGCCGGCCGGACCGGCACCGAGCATCAGATAGAGCGTCGAGCCGAGAATGACGTGAACCTCGGACACGCCGACCGGCTTGGTCGGAAGCACTTCGAAGAAGCAGAAGACCAGCGCGGTCGCGATCACCGAGCGGACCACCAGGGCGGCAAAGCCCCCGTCGCGGCGAATGGTGTCGATCGCCATCTTGCCGATCAGGCCGACAGACGCGGCGGCGGTCGCAACGCTGAGTAGAATCTTGGCGCCGTCGACGACGCCGGGTTCGATATGCATATCAGCCTCCTTGGCGCACCCACCGTGCGCGGAGCTATGGGAAAGGCGCAAGAAATGCTTGCGCCGCGGCTGATGGCAGGTCTCCTGGCTCGCGGTTCATTGCGCCTGTCCGCCTTCCCGGCCGAAGGGCCAGTGGCATTGGGACAGCGCTCGCCGCTCACAGTTGCGGGGGCAGCCACGGATTCGGTCCCTGTTGGGTACGCCTCGCCGTGTTCCCTTTTCACCCGCGTTCGGCTTTGCCTCACGGGTACCATCACCTTGCAATGCTAGAGGGCGGGGAGTTGGTGTGACAAGATCAATTTTCGTCCGATCCTGTTCGAAACACGGCGTTTCGTGCCGGGAAATGAGGCAGAGGCCGTGCCCCATTGGCGCTCTGGGCAGGCGTGAGGCTTCTCCCTGGTGTCTTCCCGGACGAGGCCGAAGGCCGAAGATCCGGGACCGGGGAGCCGCGGCGGTCGTGGCATGATTCCGGAGCGCTCCCCATAGGCCCTCGGCTCTCCGATCCCGGCTCGTCGCTGACGCGCCGTCCGGGATGACGAAGGAGAGGTTTCGGTGTCCTCGCAGCCGCTCTGGGAACGAATGGGCCCCGGATCTCGCAATGCTCGTCCGGGGTGACGGCAGAGGGGATGCGGGGTGACGGCGGAGGGTGGGGAGAAGGCGTAGGAGGGACGGTAAAGGGCGGCGGCTGAGGTGATGCGAGGCGGCGCCTCCTACTCGGCTGTCATCCCGGGCAAGGCGCAGCCGCGACCCGGGACCCATTGGCGCCCTCGGCAGGCGTGAGGTGGGAGGCGCCGCCATCCTGATGGCTGTCATGCCTGCGAAGGCAGGCATCCAGTATCCGCTGGGGCGTGTGGGTTTGCGAAAGCGGATGCCCTCGACGAAGGGCGCTCGCGGCGACGTCACGGCTCGAACCGTGCGGCCTGGGGTTACTGGATCCCGGTCTTCGGCTTCGCCGAAACCGGGATGACAGGCTCAGTGTGGGGTGGGCGCAGGCGTGTTTCGCCGCCGCTCTGGGAACGAATGGGCCCCGGATCT comes from Stappia sp. 28M-7 and encodes:
- the iolB gene encoding 5-deoxy-glucuronate isomerase, which codes for MADLLVKPKGKHGKVHDITPQSAGWSYVGFTLYRLAPGESASEATGDREAILVLVEGRAELSAGGVSFGERGERMSVFERKPPHCLYVPNGSSWEAKATTELTLAVCTAPGSGGHEAGMIENIGFEERGKGTNTRYIHPIAMEDKDVADSLLVTEVFTPQGHWSSYPPHRHDEDNYPDMTYLEETYYHRLDPATGFGIQRVFTEDGSLDETMAVSDGDVVLVPKGHHPCGAPYGYQMYYLNVMAGPLRKWRFKNHPDHDWIAQRDAKT
- a CDS encoding DUF805 domain-containing protein, with the protein product MLENFYSPKGRMGRIDWWICSTFVTVIAFGFLAFVSGYAKRYGPMTLDVSIIIVAAALMISWASFCISSRRLHDIGRSAWWYLLIFIPLIGSAILLLLWAFYPGTPGTNRFGPRRSGGEAYAGSATGSGLTADEIDDLIRRHANGRGGQGGSRTAMAASGLPPQGQPVVVEKRRVPPGGGHPRPTFGRRGLA
- a CDS encoding HupE/UreJ family protein — translated: MTRFTSAGFARTAFLAGSLAATLAATATPALAHLNPGEHGSFAAGFSHPLFGADHILAMIAVGLWAWQIGGRAIALVPAAFVGTMLLGFALALGGVALPFVEPAILASVVALGLFVALAVRLPLAGSAAVVAAFALFHGHAHGGEIGAATQLAYGAGFALATALLHAAGIALGYGLGKLASSRGHALTRALGGLTALAGAALLISG
- a CDS encoding energy-coupling factor ABC transporter permease; this encodes MHIEPGVVDGAKILLSVATAAASVGLIGKMAIDTIRRDGGFAALVVRSVIATALVFCFFEVLPTKPVGVSEVHVILGSTLYLMLGAGPAGIGLALGLLVQGVFFAPADLPQYGMNLTTLIVPLFAMSLLARRIIPAKTAYKDVSYKQALALSTSYQGGIVAWVGFWALYGGGLGAENLANVGSFGLAYLTVIIVEPLVDLAVLAGAKLFDKARTGLVFQQRLYHAAA